A region of Pyxidicoccus parkwaysis DNA encodes the following proteins:
- a CDS encoding TIR domain-containing protein has product MVQEVRKRAGDPDFPALSETSDKAKKVFADCKERLQVVFDALLSGSQDRPLEELRTELMGLEACIPFPKLVHDAMPKGMFASRDTRALQEGVQAPPHLQMNFNAIALESPRSSLEEVARIARQARRYLEMRMNLKGKTVARADGTIFIGHGHSSAWRDLKDFIKDRLELVPDEFNLESAAGLTTAQRLEEMLDSASFAFLVMTAEDEHADNTLHARENVIHEVGLFQGRLGFRRAIVMLEEGCKEFSNIQGLGQIRFPRGNIKAKSEEIRQVLEREGLLKK; this is encoded by the coding sequence GTGGTCCAGGAAGTACGGAAGCGCGCCGGAGACCCAGACTTTCCAGCGCTCAGCGAGACGAGTGACAAGGCGAAGAAAGTTTTTGCTGACTGCAAAGAGCGCCTACAGGTTGTGTTTGACGCACTCCTTTCGGGGAGTCAGGATAGGCCTCTAGAAGAGCTGCGCACCGAGCTAATGGGCTTGGAGGCGTGCATTCCGTTTCCCAAGCTTGTGCATGACGCCATGCCCAAAGGCATGTTTGCATCACGCGACACACGCGCACTCCAGGAGGGCGTTCAAGCACCACCGCATCTCCAGATGAATTTCAATGCGATTGCACTGGAATCTCCAAGAAGTTCCCTGGAGGAAGTCGCGCGGATTGCTCGGCAAGCTCGCCGATATCTTGAAATGAGGATGAACTTGAAAGGAAAGACAGTGGCACGTGCGGATGGCACCATCTTCATCGGACACGGCCACTCATCTGCATGGCGTGATCTGAAGGATTTCATCAAGGATAGGCTTGAGTTGGTTCCAGACGAATTCAACCTTGAGTCCGCCGCAGGACTGACTACCGCCCAGCGACTGGAGGAAATGCTCGACTCCGCCAGCTTCGCCTTCTTGGTGATGACCGCCGAAGACGAGCATGCCGACAACACCCTGCATGCTCGTGAAAATGTGATTCATGAAGTGGGGCTGTTTCAAGGACGCCTTGGATTTCGCCGTGCAATCGTCATGCTGGAGGAAGGATGTAAAGAATTCTCAAATATCCAGGGGCTCGGCCAGATTCGTTTTCCTCGGGGGAACATCAAAGCCAAGAGCGAGGAGATCCGCCAAGTCCTTGAACGAGAGGGGCTCCTGAAAAAGTAG
- a CDS encoding phage portal protein, with protein MASLSRRILKALGLLPTTRGPLVHALPVASFSPRRGTREVLAAYRENGWLRAVVDTVADAVATPRWKAYKRVGGRAKRWTDPRWKALDRRERRKALEDATKAGELVELPAHEVLRLLESPHPEFPGREVRKLAQLHLDLAGETFLWLRLGQDGRPVGWEVVPPHCVHQTPQPGRPYFTLTYNQVHTEVPARHMLWLKHLDPENPLGRGAGRGMALGDQLDTLEAIDRAAKSTFDRGGLPTAVVGLDSKREDFEADEAADDLEKKFKEEFSGPANAGKVWFAPAGVSLAQLAVNYRELQADELATSLRAYVRHTYNVPPELVGDTSSSNRSTSEAAKYHLAEYAVAPRLEFLLAWFQHRLVPLVDADVILDYEDPRPQEFERVFRAMTTPITEAFTFNEARTFAGFQPLPELGDKRPAPLPGQGAGGNNTESAAANATPEPPRDRAGEEGRV; from the coding sequence ATGGCCTCTCTCTCCCGCCGCATCCTGAAAGCCTTGGGGCTGTTGCCCACCACTCGGGGCCCGCTCGTCCACGCGCTACCCGTCGCGTCCTTCTCTCCTCGACGAGGCACACGTGAGGTACTCGCCGCGTACCGGGAGAACGGCTGGCTCCGGGCAGTGGTGGACACGGTGGCCGACGCGGTAGCCACGCCCCGGTGGAAGGCCTACAAGCGCGTGGGCGGCAGAGCGAAGCGGTGGACGGACCCGCGCTGGAAGGCCCTCGACAGGCGCGAGCGGCGCAAAGCGCTGGAGGACGCCACGAAGGCGGGCGAGCTGGTGGAGCTGCCGGCGCACGAGGTGCTGCGCCTGCTGGAGTCCCCGCACCCTGAGTTCCCCGGCCGCGAGGTCCGCAAGCTGGCGCAGTTGCACCTGGACCTCGCGGGCGAGACGTTCCTCTGGCTGCGCTTGGGCCAGGACGGGCGGCCGGTGGGTTGGGAGGTGGTGCCGCCTCACTGCGTACACCAGACGCCGCAGCCGGGCCGCCCGTACTTCACCCTCACCTACAACCAGGTCCACACCGAGGTGCCCGCCCGGCACATGCTGTGGCTGAAGCACCTGGACCCGGAGAACCCGCTGGGGCGCGGTGCCGGGCGCGGCATGGCCCTGGGCGACCAGCTCGACACGTTGGAGGCGATTGACCGCGCCGCGAAGAGCACCTTCGACCGCGGCGGCCTGCCGACTGCCGTCGTGGGCCTCGACTCGAAGCGCGAGGACTTCGAGGCCGACGAGGCAGCGGACGACCTGGAGAAGAAGTTCAAGGAGGAGTTCTCCGGCCCCGCCAATGCCGGCAAGGTGTGGTTCGCCCCCGCAGGAGTCTCGCTCGCCCAGCTCGCCGTGAACTACCGCGAACTGCAGGCGGATGAGCTGGCGACGAGCCTGCGCGCGTACGTGCGGCACACGTACAACGTGCCGCCGGAGCTGGTGGGCGACACGTCGTCGTCCAACCGCAGCACCTCCGAGGCCGCGAAGTACCACCTCGCCGAGTACGCGGTGGCGCCGCGCCTGGAGTTTCTCCTCGCGTGGTTCCAGCACCGGCTGGTGCCGCTCGTCGACGCAGACGTCATCCTCGACTACGAGGACCCGCGCCCGCAGGAGTTCGAGAGGGTGTTCAGGGCGATGACGACGCCCATCACCGAGGCCTTCACCTTCAACGAGGCGCGCACCTTCGCGGGCTTCCAGCCGCTGCCGGAGCTTGGCGACAAGCGCCCCGCGCCGCTGCCGGGCCAGGGCGCGGGCGGCAACAACACGGAGAGCGCCGCCGCCAACGCCACGCCGGAGCCGCCACGCGACAGGGCCGGCGAAGAGGGCCGCGTCTGA
- a CDS encoding HK97 family phage prohead protease — protein MFRITSTKLDRHQDRVLGLDAVGTEFRVPLLWNHDSWGPPIGYARCFKEGDEWLAELHFDRADDRSRVIADKVDAGSITTCSIGFVPSAEAEPVPNQEGGYDFPLVRVVELSPCNVPANEDAVRVRAVGTEDAPLPAAEMLKAYREAHAAFLSLASEMKSLVQALTRKAKSAKATEADEEDEEPADEHPEEAADESEHGEEEEDAQEAALGDEDEEPAEPEDKEAASVDAGEEEEDEDEPPEEAALEEEPAEEEDAEEPGTEEASADAEPTEAAADGELGDEEEEDEEDEEELKALRRRVAKGLGFSLAHVEALPSADVRAYAALLPSAP, from the coding sequence GTGTTCCGCATCACCTCCACGAAGTTGGACCGGCACCAGGACCGCGTGCTCGGGCTCGACGCCGTGGGCACCGAGTTCCGCGTCCCCCTCCTGTGGAACCACGACAGCTGGGGCCCGCCGATTGGCTACGCGCGGTGCTTCAAAGAAGGAGACGAGTGGCTGGCGGAGTTGCACTTCGACCGTGCGGACGACCGGTCCCGCGTCATCGCGGACAAGGTGGACGCCGGCTCCATCACCACGTGCTCCATCGGCTTCGTGCCGAGCGCCGAGGCAGAGCCTGTGCCGAACCAGGAAGGGGGCTACGACTTCCCGCTGGTGCGCGTCGTGGAGCTGTCGCCGTGCAACGTGCCGGCGAATGAGGACGCGGTGCGCGTGCGCGCGGTGGGCACGGAGGACGCGCCCCTTCCCGCCGCCGAGATGCTGAAGGCGTACCGGGAGGCGCATGCGGCCTTCCTCTCGCTGGCCTCAGAGATGAAGTCCCTCGTGCAGGCGCTCACGCGGAAGGCGAAGAGCGCCAAGGCCACCGAGGCGGACGAAGAGGACGAGGAGCCCGCCGACGAGCATCCCGAGGAGGCGGCCGACGAGTCCGAGCACGGCGAGGAGGAAGAGGACGCCCAGGAGGCCGCGCTGGGCGACGAGGACGAGGAGCCCGCGGAGCCGGAGGATAAGGAAGCCGCGTCCGTGGATGCGGGTGAGGAGGAGGAGGACGAGGACGAGCCGCCCGAGGAGGCCGCCCTCGAGGAGGAGCCCGCCGAGGAAGAGGACGCGGAGGAGCCGGGCACCGAGGAGGCCTCGGCCGATGCCGAGCCCACCGAAGCGGCCGCCGACGGCGAGCTGGGGGACGAGGAGGAGGAGGACGAGGAAGACGAGGAGGAACTCAAGGCCCTGCGCAGGCGCGTCGCCAAGGGACTCGGCTTCTCCCTCGCCCACGTCGAGGCGCTGCCCTCGGCGGACGTGCGCGCGTACGCCGCGCTCCTGCCGTCCGCCCCGTGA
- a CDS encoding phage major capsid protein — MKKIKKKTTAAPGTGAAAAPAGTPPLPTHLQRAVDQAATVAVEAALASRPNPPAAAPITGKDLQLDLSEDTPQKKRYASLGLRMKNAYLARARRFDVAGKGEFKRLVAFMERTKSAGQFLGVFEQGGSFARETVSTELVALTRPNSILLSAGVRTVSDYGAQLSMGVMDEGVKVYWIAEGEPPPPSDVTAGRLVLTAHKLGALARLSNDLMRLGTMDAAALVGEDMAAAFAQEIDTVGLKGVGPKKPNGVRTQMEEGHRTKSAGNTVTQMIADTRSVKTTVAKANIAGGLKANGGFYYMSTDTHDSLAQLRDNGNWVFPSLLDEENPTLYSYPVKVSETLAGDKVLGFGLAKQLIMGEATPLEVAMGESGNDFAADMVTMRGIASVDFLLRYSRAFAEKKDVAY; from the coding sequence ATGAAGAAGATCAAGAAGAAGACCACGGCGGCCCCCGGCACCGGCGCCGCTGCCGCCCCTGCTGGCACCCCGCCCCTGCCCACGCATCTGCAGCGCGCCGTCGACCAGGCGGCCACCGTTGCCGTGGAGGCGGCCCTGGCCAGCCGGCCCAACCCGCCCGCCGCCGCCCCCATCACCGGCAAGGACCTGCAGCTCGACCTTTCCGAGGACACGCCCCAGAAGAAGCGCTACGCCTCGCTGGGCCTGCGCATGAAGAATGCGTACCTCGCCCGCGCCCGGCGCTTCGACGTCGCGGGCAAGGGCGAGTTCAAGAGGCTCGTCGCCTTCATGGAGCGCACGAAGTCCGCCGGCCAGTTCCTTGGCGTCTTCGAGCAAGGCGGCTCCTTCGCGCGCGAGACGGTGTCCACGGAATTGGTGGCCCTCACGCGCCCCAACTCCATCCTGCTCTCCGCCGGTGTACGCACCGTCTCGGACTACGGGGCGCAGCTCTCCATGGGCGTCATGGACGAGGGCGTGAAGGTGTACTGGATTGCCGAGGGCGAACCGCCGCCGCCGTCCGACGTGACGGCCGGGCGCCTCGTTCTCACGGCGCACAAGCTGGGTGCCCTGGCCCGCCTCTCCAACGACCTGATGCGGTTGGGCACCATGGACGCGGCGGCGCTGGTGGGCGAGGACATGGCTGCTGCCTTCGCCCAGGAAATCGACACCGTGGGCCTCAAGGGTGTCGGTCCGAAGAAGCCCAACGGCGTCCGCACGCAGATGGAGGAGGGGCACCGCACGAAGTCCGCCGGCAACACGGTGACGCAAATGATTGCGGATACCCGCTCGGTGAAGACGACTGTCGCGAAGGCCAACATCGCCGGCGGCCTGAAGGCCAACGGCGGCTTTTACTACATGTCCACGGACACCCATGACTCGCTGGCGCAGCTGCGCGACAACGGCAACTGGGTGTTCCCCTCCCTATTGGACGAGGAGAACCCGACGCTCTACAGCTACCCCGTCAAGGTGTCAGAGACGCTGGCGGGCGACAAGGTGCTGGGCTTCGGGCTGGCCAAGCAGCTCATCATGGGCGAGGCCACGCCGTTGGAAGTCGCCATGGGCGAGAGCGGCAATGACTTCGCTGCGGACATGGTGACGATGCGGGGAATCGCGTCCGTGGACTTCCTCCTGCGCTACTCGCGCGCCTTCGCTGAGAAGAAGGACGTCGCCTACTGA
- a CDS encoding phage tail tube protein, which produces MSASVAYVQSLHLVATESATAAPTNKLDGISEAPVQFAEDSVDTNYLGSDGWKRNAQTLKSFTIPLSGHVMKGSAPHALLKSSFMTGATVYLLVVEDAAAPTGSQGWRFPVRATSFDEGKSAGDLVTLSCSLSGQGAPVAI; this is translated from the coding sequence ATGTCCGCATCCGTCGCCTACGTCCAGTCGCTGCACCTGGTGGCCACCGAGTCCGCCACGGCGGCTCCCACCAACAAGCTCGACGGAATCTCGGAGGCGCCCGTCCAATTCGCCGAGGACTCCGTCGATACCAACTACCTCGGCAGCGACGGGTGGAAGCGCAACGCGCAGACGCTGAAGTCCTTCACCATTCCTCTCTCCGGACACGTCATGAAGGGCAGCGCGCCGCACGCGCTGCTGAAGAGCAGCTTCATGACGGGGGCCACGGTGTACCTGCTCGTCGTCGAGGACGCGGCAGCGCCCACCGGCAGCCAGGGCTGGCGCTTCCCGGTGCGCGCCACCTCCTTCGATGAGGGCAAGTCCGCCGGGGACCTCGTCACCCTCTCCTGCTCTCTCTCGGGCCAGGGCGCGCCCGTCGCCATCTGA
- a CDS encoding phage tail protein translates to MSHDTPTYRKPIGTPRQVHSKLRIGDDAYDVCYPSNGDRINVLDACRKAGDLNAKNESVDEIAGMRFLARVAICCLYHPGGVRRVFSEDDLEAVKAEPWLDEHGKTLSAAFAGKTLEEARGNSSTTPS, encoded by the coding sequence GTGAGCCACGACACCCCCACCTACCGCAAGCCCATCGGCACCCCGCGCCAGGTCCATTCGAAGCTCCGCATCGGGGACGATGCCTACGACGTCTGCTACCCCTCGAATGGGGACCGCATCAACGTCCTGGACGCGTGCCGGAAGGCCGGCGACCTCAACGCCAAGAACGAATCGGTGGACGAAATCGCCGGCATGCGCTTCCTCGCACGCGTCGCCATTTGCTGCCTATACCACCCGGGTGGCGTGCGGCGCGTCTTCTCCGAGGACGACCTCGAGGCAGTGAAGGCGGAGCCCTGGCTGGACGAGCACGGCAAGACGCTGTCGGCGGCCTTCGCGGGCAAGACGCTGGAGGAGGCCCGGGGAAACTCCTCGACCACCCCGAGCTGA
- a CDS encoding fibronectin type III domain-containing protein produces MRTLTAQEAATLSTRTYVTHLRVRVRRPDLTDVDLGALLGQDWLLGVTWNESTDTPVAQATVSARRNGPGGVTSLSPMVGGSVVNYTGSGSFAPLLKEGRQFLIDVASLPAGQLPSPSDWREVFWGRVDSVDFGPEELRFDGRDYYGGLLQDTFIEAEHNYGNDSVGVAVQDVMASILAENGGVATLYTPVDPMWQLGRFTQKRVPVYEALQQLAAQLGWEVRQVWLDGFGFLLMLRSPDRLASTPVWTFGPDDYVELPVVRRSLAEIRNVVEVVYSDYADRDATNLPKRKTVTSTSPSSVTEYNRRYMQVTEASNSNINSTAEARRLADAAIADLSDSALEVEVSLRASFWPLQVGDMLSLLPDGMSLDTPQMLAVVSVNHAFTSDGLEKTSLKLRGRPSISRTSWMERDAAPGVAALSKLSGPDAPGNVAVASKPGGAIVTFTPAASGPAWDSYELHVSSTPGFTPSNATLKAAQSTTRFEVADLVPTVTYYAKVRGRTAEGNVGTPSSEVTLTPRYVAPVDWQPLVSTASIISNPDFEAANTPGAPPDAWTMANGTWGVDANLETGTVFSGTKAVRLEATARLSRIQAQRFVVRGGERFFISAVVLIQPPSSGRDIAIYVNWFDRWGAFISTTVAATVGALSLASFQELGTDAAVIAPSTASFADVIIGKVSATDAGGLPYYVIIDSVRASLLPRVPGFTPPTFGDGYTSDLSNGRRYVGSRIENGCRLFLRGAVVLSGSGAPGTHLFTVADAHRPSVPETFEVRTSTGSGRLTIFANGQAHLEAGGNAFVSLSGISYPALGA; encoded by the coding sequence GTGAGGACGCTGACTGCACAAGAGGCAGCCACCCTCTCCACGCGCACCTACGTGACGCACCTGCGCGTACGCGTGCGCCGGCCTGACCTGACGGACGTGGACCTGGGCGCGCTACTTGGCCAGGACTGGCTTCTGGGCGTCACCTGGAATGAGTCGACGGACACGCCCGTGGCGCAGGCCACGGTGTCTGCGCGGCGCAACGGGCCGGGCGGTGTGACGTCCCTCTCGCCCATGGTGGGTGGCAGCGTCGTCAACTACACGGGCAGCGGCAGCTTCGCGCCGCTGTTGAAGGAGGGCCGGCAGTTCCTCATCGACGTGGCCAGCCTCCCTGCGGGCCAGCTGCCTTCCCCCTCCGACTGGCGGGAAGTCTTCTGGGGACGCGTCGATTCCGTAGACTTCGGGCCCGAGGAGTTGCGCTTCGACGGCCGCGACTACTACGGCGGGCTCCTCCAGGACACCTTCATTGAGGCCGAGCACAATTACGGCAACGACTCGGTGGGCGTGGCCGTTCAGGACGTCATGGCCTCCATCCTCGCGGAGAATGGCGGAGTGGCCACTCTCTACACGCCGGTGGACCCGATGTGGCAGTTGGGCCGCTTCACGCAGAAGCGCGTGCCTGTCTACGAGGCCCTGCAGCAGCTCGCCGCACAGCTCGGCTGGGAAGTGCGGCAGGTGTGGTTGGACGGCTTCGGCTTCCTCCTCATGCTGCGCAGCCCGGACCGCCTGGCGTCCACGCCCGTGTGGACCTTTGGGCCGGACGACTACGTCGAGCTGCCGGTGGTGCGCCGCAGCCTCGCCGAGATTCGCAACGTGGTGGAGGTCGTCTACAGCGACTACGCGGACCGTGATGCTACCAACCTCCCGAAGCGCAAGACGGTGACGAGCACCAGCCCCTCCAGCGTCACCGAGTACAACCGCCGCTACATGCAGGTGACGGAGGCCTCGAATAGCAACATCAACTCGACCGCGGAGGCGCGGCGCCTGGCGGACGCGGCCATCGCCGACCTGTCCGACTCCGCGCTGGAGGTGGAGGTGTCCCTACGCGCCTCCTTCTGGCCGCTCCAGGTGGGCGACATGCTGTCGCTGCTTCCGGACGGCATGTCCCTGGACACGCCGCAGATGCTCGCCGTCGTCTCCGTCAACCACGCCTTCACCTCGGACGGGTTGGAGAAGACGTCATTGAAGCTGCGCGGGCGGCCGAGCATCTCGCGCACGAGCTGGATGGAACGCGACGCCGCCCCCGGTGTGGCCGCGCTCTCGAAGCTGTCCGGGCCCGACGCGCCCGGCAACGTCGCGGTGGCGAGCAAGCCGGGCGGCGCCATCGTCACCTTCACGCCGGCGGCCTCCGGCCCTGCGTGGGACTCGTACGAACTGCACGTCTCTTCGACACCGGGCTTCACGCCATCCAACGCGACGCTGAAGGCGGCGCAGTCCACCACGCGCTTCGAGGTGGCCGACCTAGTGCCCACCGTTACGTATTACGCCAAGGTGCGCGGGCGAACCGCCGAGGGCAACGTGGGCACGCCGTCCTCCGAAGTGACGCTCACTCCGCGGTACGTGGCACCGGTGGACTGGCAGCCGCTCGTCTCCACCGCCTCCATCATCAGCAACCCGGACTTCGAGGCCGCCAACACACCGGGGGCCCCGCCCGACGCGTGGACCATGGCGAACGGCACCTGGGGCGTAGACGCCAATCTGGAGACCGGGACGGTGTTCAGCGGCACCAAGGCGGTCCGCCTCGAAGCGACGGCCCGCCTCTCGCGCATTCAGGCGCAGCGCTTCGTCGTGCGTGGCGGGGAGCGCTTCTTCATCAGCGCCGTCGTGCTCATCCAGCCCCCGTCCTCGGGAAGGGACATTGCCATCTACGTGAATTGGTTCGACAGGTGGGGCGCCTTCATCTCAACGACGGTAGCGGCAACCGTGGGAGCGCTTTCGCTGGCGTCCTTTCAGGAGCTCGGCACGGACGCCGCTGTTATCGCTCCCTCCACTGCCTCCTTCGCCGACGTCATCATTGGCAAGGTCTCCGCCACCGACGCCGGGGGCTTGCCGTACTACGTCATCATCGACAGCGTCCGCGCCTCGCTGCTTCCGAGGGTGCCAGGATTCACCCCGCCGACGTTCGGCGACGGCTACACGTCGGACCTGTCCAACGGCAGGCGGTACGTGGGCTCCCGCATCGAGAACGGGTGCCGCCTATTCCTTCGGGGCGCCGTCGTGCTCAGTGGCAGCGGCGCGCCCGGCACGCACCTCTTTACCGTAGCCGATGCCCACCGGCCGTCGGTGCCGGAGACGTTCGAAGTGCGGACGAGCACCGGCTCGGGGCGGCTCACCATCTTCGCCAACGGCCAGGCCCACCTGGAGGCTGGAGGGAATGCCTTTGTGAGCCTCTCAGGGATTTCGTACCCGGCGCTCGGCGCATAG
- a CDS encoding DUF7716 domain-containing protein, which yields MATLEWLGNLLSRIETYPERAHALYLEGIAPFEVKTRAVILERDVYSGELPEFAKAHGLRKSLSVAVVRGIVENARQQRPDVSPSNLVRAFNHYWKRDAFIDFDALPEDP from the coding sequence ATGGCGACTCTCGAGTGGCTTGGCAACCTCCTCTCTCGCATCGAGACGTACCCGGAGCGCGCGCACGCGCTCTACCTGGAGGGAATCGCCCCCTTCGAGGTGAAGACTCGCGCCGTCATCCTGGAGCGGGACGTGTATTCGGGTGAGTTGCCCGAGTTTGCCAAGGCGCACGGCCTCCGGAAGTCGCTATCCGTCGCGGTTGTGCGCGGCATTGTCGAGAACGCCCGGCAACAGAGGCCCGACGTCAGTCCTTCCAATCTGGTTCGGGCCTTCAATCACTACTGGAAGCGCGACGCCTTCATCGACTTCGACGCGCTTCCAGAAGACCCCTGA
- a CDS encoding outer membrane protein assembly factor BamE, with product MQRRLVAVAVLVAACGSGASAPAAEDTQSAVSPDGGLPPCLSDELVGHSTDDVLACAGLPCGAVMTDSSDVERWVYCSNTCKGDCGTRYHVSFSDDGVVTETRTMP from the coding sequence ATGCAGCGTCGTCTTGTTGCTGTTGCTGTCCTCGTCGCCGCCTGTGGCAGTGGCGCGTCTGCTCCCGCTGCGGAGGACACGCAGTCCGCGGTGTCGCCCGACGGTGGACTGCCACCGTGCCTTTCGGACGAGCTCGTCGGGCACTCGACGGACGACGTCCTGGCCTGCGCGGGCCTGCCCTGCGGCGCCGTCATGACGGACAGCTCCGACGTGGAGCGCTGGGTGTACTGCTCCAACACGTGCAAGGGGGACTGCGGCACTCGTTACCACGTCTCGTTTTCGGACGACGGAGTCGTCACGGAGACGAGGACAATGCCTTGA
- a CDS encoding RusA family crossover junction endodeoxyribonuclease, with amino-acid sequence MPCPPPHPAPASTSPGGTASPVEVRLVLPYPPSANTYWKPARGRGLVPSDDAKAYKSQVARVAAVARVQPLFGRVHLTLTVYRPRRVGDLDNSLKVLNDALNGVAWLDDDQVVRIHADRDDDADHPRVELHATAERFATREEADAHREARAERARKARLTRNRNRAERRRSHVRVTPGLRLPTRRDTP; translated from the coding sequence ATGCCCTGCCCGCCCCCTCATCCCGCCCCCGCATCCACCTCCCCCGGAGGCACCGCGTCTCCCGTCGAGGTGCGCCTCGTCCTGCCATACCCCCCCAGCGCCAACACGTACTGGAAGCCCGCGCGAGGCCGCGGGTTGGTGCCCTCGGATGACGCCAAGGCGTACAAGTCCCAGGTGGCCCGCGTCGCCGCCGTCGCCCGCGTGCAGCCTCTTTTCGGCCGCGTCCACCTCACCCTCACCGTGTACCGCCCTCGCAGGGTGGGGGACCTCGACAACTCCCTCAAGGTGCTCAACGACGCCCTCAACGGCGTGGCCTGGCTGGATGACGACCAGGTGGTGCGCATCCACGCGGACCGGGACGACGACGCGGACCACCCCCGCGTGGAGCTCCACGCCACTGCGGAGCGCTTCGCCACCAGAGAGGAGGCGGACGCCCACCGCGAGGCGAGGGCCGAGCGCGCCCGGAAGGCCCGGTTGACGAGAAACAGAAACCGGGCAGAGAGGCGGCGCAGCCATGTCCGAGTCACCCCGGGCCTGCGTCTGCCCACGCGGAGGGACACCCCATGA
- a CDS encoding LexA family protein: MSCPEPRQRKTTLPPTDRQLQVLRLIERHRTNRGCAPTARELLSQLGLSPNSLQAVQEFYQGLEARGLLERERGKARTARATAEGLRWLGITTPSTAPEGGSP, from the coding sequence ATGAGCTGCCCCGAGCCCCGGCAGCGGAAGACGACGCTGCCTCCCACCGACAGGCAGCTCCAGGTGCTGCGGCTCATCGAGCGGCACCGCACCAATCGTGGCTGTGCGCCCACCGCGCGCGAGCTCCTCAGCCAGCTCGGGCTCAGCCCCAACAGCCTCCAGGCCGTGCAGGAGTTCTACCAGGGGCTGGAGGCACGAGGCCTGCTGGAGCGCGAGCGGGGCAAGGCTCGCACCGCACGCGCTACGGCGGAGGGCCTGCGGTGGCTGGGCATCACCACGCCGTCCACGGCCCCAGAAGGAGGCTCGCCGTGA
- a CDS encoding sigma-70 family RNA polymerase sigma factor has product MRSLQRPLTAAEQQLVPQAHRLVWWAVHRFVRRNPAARGFEDDLASYGWLGALYAAQHWRPDGGASFKTYASRPVRRDVARGWLILTGVASAEDGRPVPRQEVPLDDALNVAVPPTQERMVEAHRLRASIGEWLCAHMRPDTKPHTRERAVRAYLMHLDGETLENIGQQFGCTRENVRQILVKADEAVLRWRAALNPAWERSAS; this is encoded by the coding sequence ATGAGAAGCCTCCAGCGCCCGCTCACCGCTGCCGAGCAGCAGCTCGTTCCCCAGGCCCACCGGCTCGTGTGGTGGGCCGTGCATCGCTTCGTCCGGCGGAACCCCGCCGCGCGCGGCTTCGAGGATGACCTCGCCAGCTACGGCTGGTTGGGTGCCCTCTACGCGGCTCAGCACTGGCGTCCGGACGGTGGCGCGTCGTTCAAGACGTACGCGAGTAGGCCCGTCCGGCGCGACGTCGCGAGGGGCTGGCTGATTCTGACGGGCGTCGCCAGTGCCGAGGACGGCAGGCCCGTCCCGCGTCAGGAGGTGCCGCTCGACGACGCGCTCAACGTCGCTGTCCCGCCCACGCAAGAGCGGATGGTGGAGGCCCATCGGCTGCGCGCCTCCATCGGCGAGTGGCTCTGCGCGCACATGCGGCCCGACACGAAGCCGCACACACGAGAGCGCGCGGTGCGTGCCTACTTGATGCACCTCGACGGGGAGACGCTGGAGAACATCGGCCAGCAATTTGGCTGCACGCGGGAGAACGTGCGTCAAATCCTCGTGAAGGCCGATGAGGCAGTCCTCCGCTGGCGCGCGGCCCTGAATCCCGCTTGGGAAAGGAGCGCGTCATGA